Proteins encoded within one genomic window of Brachybacterium sp. P6-10-X1:
- a CDS encoding DinB family protein: MSPNHRADPPGTLAPVSADAPDELDVLVDRLADEQASTAASEARGPSDGAGRPEPPSVADEMATLEGFLDFLRATIRWKVEGLSDEQASARMLGSATTVTGMVRHLADTERYWFRQILGAVPVDEVGYAWEDGSGPSHAWEMDGGASLAGALEDYEAATRLSRAQLLGRDVEEELRGRPEVVTVRWVLTHMVEETARHAGQLDVLAELLDGRTGE; this comes from the coding sequence ATGAGTCCGAACCACCGCGCGGACCCGCCGGGGACCCTCGCCCCGGTGTCCGCCGACGCTCCCGACGAGCTCGACGTCCTGGTGGACCGGCTGGCCGATGAACAGGCGTCGACGGCGGCCTCCGAGGCCCGGGGGCCGTCCGACGGTGCGGGCCGACCCGAGCCGCCGTCGGTCGCCGATGAGATGGCCACTCTCGAGGGTTTCCTCGACTTCCTGCGCGCGACGATCCGGTGGAAGGTCGAGGGACTGAGCGACGAGCAGGCCTCGGCCCGGATGCTCGGCTCCGCCACGACGGTGACAGGGATGGTGCGCCATCTGGCGGACACCGAGCGCTACTGGTTCCGGCAGATCCTCGGCGCCGTCCCGGTCGACGAGGTCGGCTATGCCTGGGAGGACGGATCGGGCCCGTCCCACGCCTGGGAGATGGACGGCGGCGCCTCCCTCGCCGGGGCGCTCGAGGACTACGAGGCCGCGACCCGGCTCTCCCGGGCCCAGCTGCTCGGCCGTGACGTCGAGGAGGAGCTGCGCGGCAGGCCCGAGGTGGTCACGGTGCGCTGGGTGCTCACCCACATGGTGGAGGAGACCGCGCGCCACGCCGGGCAGCTCGATGTGCTCGCCGAGCTGCTGGACGGCCGGACCGGCGAGTGA
- a CDS encoding alpha/beta hydrolase translates to MRSVDLFDRPAQDDLLQIRNDLMTVYREFSAADPRLFPLRYARTVPRRARRPAAGTGGTSPAGAPPQVPVLLIPDGPGRGSVLPYDVLRRALAGRGLDVLMMEHRGVGLSRLDSTGEDLPASVISVREVLDDLLAVLDHARVPRVSVYGVGYGAYLAQALAALHPGRVHSLVLDSPLTGADDERVAQAALRGLYWEGTEPSTSTIASTLRRLAAEGVIDAHRAGPVVLAVHEHGGPSAVRDLVDLLALGRGQLTWNSVRQVLNQEWLQNTPYVMEYDLTARISHSELGHGHHADGGPLDPLVVVGQQARAVPPFTGEVLDLHQLAPAITAPTLVLTGRQDLVSPPVIARELVARIPGADLLEVPRAGHSMLDTRSQITQVAARWSAFGAAHLLPQYAAELTALPATPTDQALSRGLQIALAVERYSPWRLWVESAKAKREQAHVDPRARRTRHVKLD, encoded by the coding sequence ATGCGATCCGTCGACCTCTTCGACCGTCCCGCGCAGGACGACCTCCTGCAGATCCGCAACGACCTGATGACGGTCTACCGCGAGTTCTCCGCCGCTGACCCGCGCCTGTTCCCTCTGCGCTACGCCCGCACGGTGCCGCGACGAGCCCGCCGTCCTGCAGCCGGGACGGGGGGAACCTCGCCGGCGGGGGCGCCGCCCCAGGTGCCCGTGCTGCTGATCCCCGACGGGCCGGGGCGGGGCTCGGTGCTGCCCTACGACGTGCTGCGTCGCGCGCTCGCCGGGCGCGGGCTCGATGTGCTGATGATGGAGCACCGCGGCGTCGGGCTGTCCCGTCTGGACTCCACCGGGGAGGACCTCCCGGCGTCCGTGATCTCCGTGCGCGAGGTCCTCGACGACCTGCTCGCGGTGCTGGACCACGCGCGGGTCCCTCGCGTCAGCGTCTACGGCGTCGGCTACGGCGCCTACCTCGCGCAGGCGCTGGCCGCCCTCCACCCCGGCCGGGTGCACTCGCTGGTGCTGGACTCGCCGCTGACCGGCGCCGACGACGAGCGTGTCGCGCAGGCGGCCCTGCGGGGCCTGTACTGGGAGGGCACCGAGCCGTCGACGTCGACGATCGCCTCCACGCTGCGACGCCTGGCCGCCGAGGGCGTGATCGACGCCCACCGCGCCGGGCCCGTGGTGCTCGCCGTCCACGAGCACGGCGGCCCCTCGGCGGTGCGCGACCTGGTGGACCTGCTCGCCCTGGGACGCGGACAGCTGACCTGGAACAGCGTGCGGCAGGTGCTGAACCAGGAATGGCTGCAGAACACGCCCTACGTGATGGAGTACGACCTCACGGCCCGGATCAGCCACAGCGAGCTCGGCCACGGCCACCACGCCGACGGCGGCCCGCTCGATCCGCTGGTGGTCGTCGGGCAGCAGGCCCGGGCGGTGCCGCCGTTCACGGGCGAGGTGCTGGATCTGCACCAGCTCGCCCCTGCGATCACGGCCCCGACCCTCGTCCTCACGGGCCGTCAGGACCTCGTCTCGCCACCCGTGATCGCGCGTGAGCTGGTGGCACGGATCCCCGGAGCGGATCTGCTGGAGGTGCCTCGGGCAGGGCATTCGATGCTGGACACCCGCAGTCAGATCACGCAGGTCGCCGCGCGCTGGAGCGCCTTCGGTGCGGCGCATCTGCTGCCGCAGTACGCCGCGGAGCTCACGGCTCTGCCGGCGACGCCGACGGACCAGGCGCTATCGCGGGGTCTGCAGATCGCCCTGGCCGTGGAGCGCTACTCCCCATGGCGGCTGTGGGTGGAGTCGGCGAAGGCGAAGCGGGAGCAGGCCCACGTCGACCCGCGGGCCCGCCGCACCCGTCACGTGAAGCTGGACTGA
- a CDS encoding prolyl oligopeptidase family protein has protein sequence MTDPASQTHASQDPAAQRTLTPSLPASDGSADPHQWLEEVTGEDALAWVHERNARAESELEQVVDPRDADGAPLAATLQREILEILDAKDKIPGVVMRGDHLYNFWTDAEHERGLWRRTTLESYRGEDPEWEILLDLDALNEAEGEDWVWHGASLLRPAGHAEGEPYRHALVDLSHGGSDADVTREFDLETLSFVPESAGGFVRPEAKGGLSWIDADTVWVSTDFGEDTMTTSGYARQARLWNRGTALSDAHLVHEIPAEDMAVFAAHDSTPGWERDWVIEAHAFYDSTMHVVDRTTQPPELTRVDVPRDLEASAHRDLGIFHPRSDWDVAGSTFPAGSLVVGDFARFQAGEPELHMLFEPTETTSLADMTITRSTIVLSILEDVVHRLEVHYRDEHGAWVQQDLYPELRGSIGVAAVDADVDDRVWVTVTGFLEPTTLQLGDLAEIPTDGEAGDLDVIKTTPARFDAEGLDVSQHFATSDDGTRVPYFEISRQDRAEAEAPVPTLLYGYGGFEISLTPGYLGAIGKAWLERGGTYVLANIRGGGEYGPTWHQAALTENRHRAYEDFSSVAKDLVERDVTDRDHLAVRGGSNGGLLTGNMVTRYPELFGAVVIQVPLLDMKRYSHLLAGASWMAEYGDPDTDDWEFVRTFSPYHLLAEGTDYPPTFLLTSTRDDRVHPGHARKFAAAMESLGADVRSWENTEGGHGGAATNEQAARMNALMYTFLWNTVGDVGGQR, from the coding sequence GCCTCCGACGGCAGCGCCGACCCCCACCAGTGGCTCGAGGAGGTCACCGGCGAGGACGCCCTGGCCTGGGTCCACGAGCGCAATGCCCGCGCGGAGTCCGAGCTCGAGCAGGTGGTCGATCCGCGCGACGCGGACGGGGCGCCGCTGGCCGCCACGTTGCAGCGGGAGATCCTCGAGATCCTCGACGCCAAGGACAAGATCCCCGGCGTCGTGATGCGCGGCGACCATCTGTACAACTTCTGGACCGACGCCGAGCACGAGCGGGGTCTCTGGCGCCGCACGACGCTCGAGTCCTACCGCGGCGAGGACCCAGAATGGGAGATCCTGCTGGACCTCGATGCGCTCAACGAGGCCGAGGGTGAGGACTGGGTGTGGCACGGTGCGAGCCTGCTGCGGCCGGCAGGTCACGCCGAGGGAGAGCCCTACCGCCACGCCCTGGTGGACCTCTCCCACGGCGGCTCCGATGCCGACGTCACCCGCGAGTTCGACCTCGAGACCCTCTCCTTCGTGCCCGAGTCCGCGGGCGGCTTCGTCCGCCCCGAGGCGAAGGGCGGTCTGAGCTGGATCGACGCCGACACCGTCTGGGTCTCCACCGACTTCGGCGAGGACACCATGACCACCTCGGGGTACGCCCGGCAGGCACGGCTGTGGAACCGCGGCACCGCGCTGTCCGACGCGCACCTGGTCCACGAGATCCCCGCGGAGGACATGGCGGTCTTCGCCGCCCACGACTCCACCCCCGGCTGGGAGCGCGACTGGGTGATCGAGGCGCACGCCTTCTACGACTCCACCATGCACGTCGTCGACCGCACGACGCAGCCGCCGGAGCTGACCCGGGTCGACGTCCCCCGCGACCTCGAGGCCAGCGCCCACCGCGACCTGGGGATCTTCCATCCCCGCAGCGACTGGGACGTGGCGGGATCGACCTTCCCCGCGGGGTCCCTCGTCGTCGGCGACTTCGCCCGCTTCCAGGCCGGCGAGCCCGAGCTGCACATGCTGTTCGAGCCCACCGAGACCACGTCGCTGGCGGACATGACCATCACCCGGTCGACGATCGTGCTGTCGATCCTCGAGGACGTGGTCCACCGCCTGGAGGTCCACTACCGCGACGAGCACGGTGCCTGGGTGCAGCAGGACCTCTACCCGGAGCTGCGCGGCTCGATCGGGGTGGCCGCGGTCGACGCCGACGTCGACGACCGGGTCTGGGTGACCGTCACCGGCTTCCTCGAGCCCACCACGCTGCAGCTGGGCGACCTCGCGGAGATCCCGACCGACGGGGAGGCGGGCGACCTCGACGTCATCAAGACCACTCCCGCGCGCTTCGACGCGGAGGGACTGGACGTCAGCCAGCACTTCGCGACCAGCGACGACGGCACCCGTGTCCCCTATTTCGAGATCTCCCGCCAGGACCGGGCGGAGGCCGAGGCCCCCGTGCCGACCCTGCTGTACGGCTACGGCGGCTTCGAGATCTCCCTGACCCCCGGCTATCTGGGGGCGATCGGGAAGGCCTGGCTGGAGCGCGGCGGCACCTACGTGCTGGCGAACATCCGCGGCGGCGGCGAGTACGGACCGACGTGGCACCAGGCGGCGCTGACCGAGAACCGCCACCGGGCCTATGAGGACTTCTCCTCGGTCGCGAAGGACCTCGTCGAGCGCGACGTGACCGACCGCGACCATCTCGCCGTGCGCGGCGGCTCCAACGGCGGTCTGCTCACCGGCAACATGGTCACCCGGTATCCGGAGCTGTTCGGCGCGGTCGTCATCCAGGTCCCGCTGCTGGACATGAAGCGGTACTCGCACCTGCTGGCCGGGGCGTCCTGGATGGCGGAGTACGGCGATCCGGACACCGACGACTGGGAGTTCGTGCGCACCTTCAGCCCCTACCACCTGCTGGCCGAAGGGACGGATTACCCGCCGACGTTCCTGCTCACGTCCACTCGGGACGACCGTGTCCACCCCGGCCACGCCCGCAAGTTCGCCGCCGCCATGGAGTCGCTGGGGGCCGACGTGCGCTCGTGGGAGAACACCGAGGGCGGGCACGGCGGCGCGGCCACCAACGAGCAGGCCGCCCGCATGAACGCCCTGATGTACACCTTCCTGTGGAACACCGTCGGCGACGTCGGCGGACAGCGCTGA